One Paenibacillus sp. SYP-B4298 genomic window, GCTATCGATGCTCCGCAGGGTGTCCAGGTCATTCGTGGTGAAGTGTTGGAGAAGCAGTTGCAGGACAATGAAGAGAACGCTTGCACGAGGCCGACACTATAGGTGATGGCAGACTCGGATAGCGCAGGTTGCATATAGATGAAGGCTCGATCCGCCTGGAGTTTTAGGGGATGGAGCCTTTTTTTCATGATCTCAAGGGCCCCTGATCCCACA contains:
- a CDS encoding carbon storage regulator, which translates into the protein MLVLGRKLGEYVVINDTIKVKVIRSETGQLRLAIDAPQGVQVIRGEVLEKQLQDNEENACTRPTL